From one Onychomys torridus chromosome 12, mOncTor1.1, whole genome shotgun sequence genomic stretch:
- the Upk1b gene encoding uroplakin-1b, whose translation MAKDDSTVRCFQGMLIFGHVIVGMCGIALTAECIFFVSDQHSLYPLLEATNNDDIYGAAWIGMFVGICLFCLSVLAIVGIMKSNRKILLAYFIMMFIVYGFEVASCITAATQRDFFTTNLFLKQMLVRYQNNSPPTNDDEWKNAGVTKTWNRFMLQDHCCGVNGPSDWQKYTSAFRVKNNDADYPWPRQCCVMNKVMEPLNLDACKLGVPGYYHSQGCYELISGPMDRHAWGVAWFGFAILCWTFWVLLGTMFYWSRIEY comes from the exons ATGGCCAAAGATGATTCCACTGTTCGCTGCTTCCAGGGCATGCTGATTTTTGGACATGTGATTGTTGGT ATGTGTGGCATAGCCCTGACAGCAGAGTGTATCTTCTTTGTATCCGACCAACACAGTCTCTACCCACTGCTTGAAGCCACCAACAACGATGACATCTATGGGGCAGCTTGGATAGGCATGTTTGTGGGCATCTGCCTCTTCTGCTTGTCCGTTCTAGCCATAGTAGGAATTATGAAATCCAACAGGAAAATCCTCTTGGCG TACTTCATTATGATGTTCATAGTGTATGGTTTTGAAGTGGCATCTTGCATCACGGCAGCAACACAGCGAGACTTT tTCACAACCAACCTCTTCCTGAAGCAGATGCTGGTGAGGTATCAAAACAACAGCCCCCCAACCAATGATGATGAGTGGAAAAACGCCGGTGTTACCAAGACCTGGAATAGGTTCATGCTCCAG GACCACTGCTGTGGTGTAAATGGTCCATCGGACTGGCAGAAATACACCTCTGCCTTCCGGGTGAAGAATAACGATGCTGACTATCCCTGGCCTCGGCAGTGCTGCGTCATGAACAAGGTTATGGAGCCTCTCAACCTGGACGCTTGCAAACTCGGAGTGCCCGGTTATTACCACAGTCAg GGCTGCTATGAACTGATCTCGGGACCAATGGATCGGCATGCCTGGGGAGTTGCCTGGTTTGGATTTGCCATCCTCTGCTGGACT